A genomic stretch from Bacillus sp. N1-1 includes:
- a CDS encoding multidrug efflux SMR transporter, with translation MAWIALLIAGLGEVGGVISLKLSEGFTKLKPSIFTILFGSMSFFMLSLSLKALPVGTAYAIWTGIGSAGSVLIGMYWFKEPRNRMQLVLISCVVISVVGLRVAEG, from the coding sequence ATGGCATGGATTGCATTATTAATCGCAGGGCTTGGTGAAGTTGGCGGTGTGATTAGTTTAAAGTTATCTGAAGGGTTTACTAAATTAAAGCCGTCTATTTTTACAATCTTATTTGGGTCGATGAGCTTTTTTATGTTGTCATTATCTTTAAAGGCATTGCCAGTAGGTACGGCTTATGCTATTTGGACGGGAATCGGTTCAGCGGGAAGTGTTTTAATTGGGATGTACTGGTTTAAGGAACCAAGGAATCGAATGCAACTAGTGTTAATATCCTGTGTCGTCATTTCAGTTGTAGGGCTTCGTGTAGCAGAGGGTTGA
- a CDS encoding LysR family transcriptional regulator has protein sequence MNINWIKTFVAAASYENFRETAEKLYLAQPTVTVHIQQLEKQVGSKLFMKSGRRVVLSEAGRQFLPHAKEMMEQYEQSLRHMNGWRQGYHHKLTLAVSPLIAATVLPSVLQQFMKAYPSIEVVVKVSESNEIGGMVARNVADFGLSRMQSVETHLKCEQIGADPIVLVVPHDGGDAETSLPLSLNDFCTQLTLLTYNHPDYWDDLLVELRSKYEGIRTMVVSQVHITKRFIEEGLGYSFLPRSSVQRELFEGRMLQVDTREIRLPEVHTYLVYHHLSKEAVKFKEFIERNLQ, from the coding sequence ATGAACATCAATTGGATTAAAACGTTTGTTGCGGCAGCAAGTTACGAAAATTTTAGAGAGACCGCTGAGAAACTATATCTTGCGCAACCAACTGTAACAGTTCATATTCAGCAGCTCGAGAAGCAGGTTGGTAGTAAGTTGTTTATGAAAAGTGGACGTCGTGTTGTTCTTTCTGAAGCAGGAAGGCAGTTTTTACCTCATGCGAAGGAAATGATGGAGCAATATGAGCAAAGCTTACGTCATATGAATGGCTGGCGACAGGGGTACCATCACAAATTAACGCTCGCTGTATCTCCATTGATTGCAGCAACCGTTCTTCCAAGTGTGCTACAGCAATTTATGAAAGCTTATCCATCGATTGAAGTTGTTGTAAAAGTAAGTGAGTCGAATGAGATTGGAGGGATGGTAGCTAGAAATGTTGCAGATTTCGGGCTTTCTCGCATGCAATCGGTAGAGACCCATCTAAAGTGCGAGCAAATCGGAGCTGATCCGATTGTGCTTGTAGTTCCACATGATGGTGGTGATGCTGAAACCAGTCTGCCGCTTTCACTAAATGATTTTTGTACACAGTTAACGCTATTAACATATAATCACCCTGATTACTGGGATGATTTGTTAGTTGAGTTAAGATCGAAATACGAAGGCATTCGGACGATGGTTGTTTCACAAGTTCATATTACAAAAAGGTTTATTGAGGAAGGACTGGGGTATTCCTTTCTACCACGTTCATCTGTCCAACGAGAACTATTTGAAGGGAGGATGCTACAAGTAGATACGAGAGAAATTAGACTACCTGAAGTTCACACGTATCTGGTATACCACCATTTATCGAAAGAAGCTGTGAAATTCAAAGAATTTATCGAACGAAATCTCCAATGA
- a CDS encoding RAxF-45 family protein, translated as MSNAFVRTEFMDYVSICRAIFHEVAIEGTGVSKISNFIRKKA; from the coding sequence ATGTCTAACGCTTTTGTTCGTACGGAATTTATGGATTATGTATCGATTTGCCGTGCGATTTTTCATGAAGTTGCTATTGAAGGGACAGGTGTGTCCAAAATCAGCAACTTCATAAGAAAAAAAGCGTAA
- a CDS encoding citrate synthase/methylcitrate synthase, producing the protein MIHAGLEGIVAADSKISLVDGENGWLVYRGEWAKRIAKEKSFEEAAYFLWNGEFPDAKQLTAFTSSLGEARVLSTSHKEIINRLPDNTEMMSVVRTILSSIGNQSFQFPATQEQGIQLLSIVPTIIAYRYRTQKGLPIIEPDLSLSHVGNYLYMLTGKQPQDNHVKALTAYFILTMEHGLNASTFTARVIASTESDLASAITGAIGAMKGPLHGGAPTGVIDLLDEIKRDGDVEKVLRHKLENREKLMGFGHRVYKTRDPRAAALSEITSDFYDDEEFQLAHEVEETAVRLLQEYKPDRKLYANVEYYAAAILRSIELPTELFTPTFTAARTAGWIAHVYEQNENNRIIRPSSVYSGEMPE; encoded by the coding sequence ATGATTCATGCAGGTTTAGAAGGAATCGTTGCAGCTGATTCCAAGATCAGCCTTGTGGACGGAGAGAATGGATGGCTCGTCTATCGAGGAGAATGGGCCAAACGCATCGCAAAAGAAAAGTCATTTGAAGAAGCCGCCTATTTTCTATGGAATGGCGAGTTTCCTGATGCTAAACAACTAACTGCTTTTACTTCATCACTTGGTGAAGCAAGAGTTTTATCGACGAGTCATAAAGAAATTATCAATCGTTTGCCAGACAACACGGAAATGATGAGCGTTGTTCGAACCATATTATCTTCCATCGGTAATCAATCGTTTCAGTTTCCTGCGACGCAAGAACAGGGCATTCAACTACTGAGTATTGTTCCGACAATCATTGCTTATCGCTATCGAACTCAAAAAGGATTACCGATCATCGAACCAGACTTATCACTCTCTCATGTAGGGAATTATTTATACATGCTGACAGGTAAGCAACCTCAGGACAATCACGTGAAAGCATTAACGGCGTATTTTATTTTAACAATGGAGCATGGTCTAAATGCGTCTACATTTACAGCACGCGTGATTGCTTCAACTGAAAGTGACCTGGCATCAGCTATTACAGGAGCGATTGGTGCTATGAAAGGGCCACTTCACGGTGGCGCTCCAACTGGTGTAATTGATTTGTTAGACGAAATTAAGCGAGATGGAGATGTTGAGAAAGTATTACGACATAAGCTTGAAAATCGTGAGAAGCTTATGGGCTTTGGTCATCGCGTCTATAAAACCCGGGACCCCCGTGCTGCCGCTTTAAGCGAAATCACATCAGACTTTTATGATGATGAAGAGTTTCAATTAGCACACGAAGTAGAAGAAACTGCTGTACGTCTTTTACAGGAGTACAAACCTGATCGAAAACTTTATGCGAATGTCGAATACTATGCCGCAGCCATCTTAAGATCCATTGAACTTCCTACAGAACTATTTACGCCGACATTTACAGCAGCAAGAACTGCCGGTTGGATCGCTCACGTCTATGAGCAAAATGAAAATAACCGAATTATCCGTCCATCCTCTGTTTATAGTGGTGAAATGCCAGAGTAA
- the queD gene encoding 6-carboxytetrahydropterin synthase QueD, with product MSFMIPKKVEVLGEDIQKSELKYHHKRVAVTKEFTFDAAHHLHCYDGKCKSMHGHTYKLVITISGFVNDIGISVDFGEIKTLFKEVIDSKLDHRYLNDALPNMNTTAENMIVWMWEQLDQALTERKMKDLGQRIEELVLYETPTSYATLKREWMEDNE from the coding sequence ATGTCTTTTATGATTCCAAAGAAGGTTGAAGTACTTGGAGAAGATATTCAGAAAAGCGAATTAAAGTATCATCATAAACGGGTAGCCGTTACGAAAGAATTCACATTTGATGCCGCTCATCATCTACATTGCTATGATGGCAAGTGCAAAAGCATGCATGGGCATACGTATAAATTAGTGATCACGATCAGCGGATTTGTTAATGACATTGGAATATCAGTTGATTTTGGTGAGATTAAAACATTGTTTAAAGAAGTGATTGATTCGAAGCTTGATCATCGTTATTTGAATGACGCTCTTCCAAATATGAACACAACAGCTGAAAATATGATTGTTTGGATGTGGGAACAGTTGGATCAGGCCCTGACAGAACGCAAGATGAAAGATCTTGGTCAGCGCATCGAGGAACTGGTTTTATACGAGACACCAACAAGCTACGCAACGCTGAAGCGGGAATGGATGGAAGACAATGAATAA
- a CDS encoding zinc ribbon domain-containing protein: protein MYCPHCGKKRGENEQFCFSCGKELIPQTRSNRSLSILWRWLPLMMFLFLVSCLSGYYLYEESVTKSAIRSFEKGEELAKKGDFEAAQKEFNEAKKRRAHFPAAEMNINMVVTALNVEDTLNQAEKERQQDHYDEALELIRQAEDITAAYKGELSSHLQNDIASARTTVMVAELKYDMKGKKSIDELKPVLTRAETLQVDEAQEIASQIRSQLIDFTINEANQFLEENHFTEALNAVDEGLKINKDHEKLSNLKTVIEKRRNSFEEEQQKRIEHAMVVAAKEEEMNRTSAIELTDLKTEITDYDELKVTGQVTSKATVPVNSIGASYKVIDGDGNEFDEGEVYINPDKLYPDDTGKFDFMIYDVGDEVENLDEFTVQVDHFTWYLN, encoded by the coding sequence ATGTATTGTCCACATTGTGGAAAAAAGAGAGGCGAAAATGAACAATTCTGCTTCTCCTGCGGAAAAGAACTGATTCCGCAGACAAGATCCAACCGAAGTCTTTCCATTTTGTGGCGTTGGTTACCATTGATGATGTTCCTTTTCCTCGTTAGCTGCCTTTCAGGCTATTATCTATATGAAGAATCGGTAACAAAATCGGCGATTCGCTCATTTGAAAAAGGAGAAGAGTTGGCGAAGAAAGGCGATTTTGAAGCAGCTCAAAAAGAATTTAATGAAGCTAAAAAAAGAAGAGCTCATTTCCCAGCAGCGGAAATGAATATAAATATGGTAGTCACTGCACTTAACGTCGAAGATACGCTTAATCAGGCGGAAAAAGAAAGACAGCAGGACCACTATGATGAAGCACTTGAATTAATTCGACAAGCTGAAGATATAACAGCTGCTTATAAGGGAGAGCTTTCCTCTCATTTACAGAATGATATCGCCTCTGCTCGAACAACCGTCATGGTTGCTGAGTTAAAGTATGATATGAAAGGAAAAAAATCGATTGATGAATTGAAACCTGTTTTGACGAGAGCAGAAACATTACAGGTTGATGAGGCGCAGGAAATTGCTAGCCAAATCCGCAGTCAATTAATAGACTTCACAATTAATGAAGCGAATCAATTTTTAGAAGAGAATCACTTTACAGAAGCACTCAACGCCGTTGACGAAGGTTTAAAGATTAATAAAGACCATGAAAAATTATCAAATCTCAAAACCGTCATTGAAAAAAGACGAAATTCTTTTGAAGAGGAACAACAGAAGCGCATTGAACATGCGATGGTGGTTGCTGCAAAAGAAGAAGAAATGAACCGAACGAGTGCAATCGAACTAACCGATTTAAAAACGGAAATAACCGATTACGACGAATTAAAGGTAACCGGTCAAGTGACAAGCAAAGCTACTGTTCCGGTAAACTCGATTGGAGCCTCCTATAAAGTAATAGACGGAGATGGAAACGAATTTGATGAAGGTGAAGTGTATATTAATCCCGACAAACTATATCCTGACGATACAGGAAAATTTGATTTTATGATCTATGATGTTGGTGATGAGGTGGAGAATCTTGATGAGTTCACCGTCCAAGTTGATCACTTTACATGGTATTTGAATTAA
- a CDS encoding radical SAM protein: MKPSIETKTARSILTKGTGFLHGYSHTLNPYAGCAFGCSYCYVRRMPISLFREEDWGAWVDIKENATDLVMKEIPKARKKGRVSIFMSSSTDPYQPVEHKTHLTRGLLEAMIEESPDFLFLQTRSPLVTRDIDLLKQFKNKILVSMTVETDLESVRKTFAPSAPPINARLKAIQELRSEGIPVQAAVAPLLPCSEQFPLKLAEVTDRLTLDDFFMGDGSGGKRTEQLGIRKIFEENGLNDWYDRQAYLKIKRRLQEVFPENAIYISQEGFYPPKGSDC; the protein is encoded by the coding sequence TTGAAACCTTCAATTGAAACGAAAACAGCTCGATCAATCTTAACAAAAGGAACTGGATTTCTTCATGGGTATAGTCATACACTTAATCCTTATGCTGGATGTGCGTTTGGGTGTTCGTATTGCTATGTTAGAAGAATGCCGATATCCCTTTTTAGAGAAGAAGATTGGGGAGCCTGGGTAGATATAAAAGAAAACGCAACTGATCTTGTGATGAAAGAAATCCCGAAAGCACGTAAAAAGGGACGGGTATCGATATTTATGTCTTCTTCCACAGATCCGTATCAACCAGTGGAACATAAAACACATTTAACGAGAGGGTTGTTAGAGGCGATGATCGAAGAGAGCCCTGACTTTTTGTTTCTTCAAACCCGTTCTCCACTCGTTACGAGAGATATCGACCTTCTAAAGCAATTCAAGAATAAAATTCTTGTAAGTATGACAGTAGAAACAGATCTTGAGTCAGTTCGCAAAACCTTTGCTCCGTCAGCACCACCGATTAATGCAAGGTTAAAAGCGATTCAAGAGTTACGGTCTGAAGGCATACCAGTACAAGCTGCTGTCGCACCACTGCTACCATGCTCAGAGCAATTTCCATTAAAGTTAGCTGAAGTAACGGATCGGCTTACACTAGATGACTTTTTTATGGGAGATGGAAGTGGGGGCAAACGAACGGAGCAGCTTGGGATTCGAAAAATATTTGAGGAAAATGGTTTGAATGATTGGTATGATCGGCAGGCGTATTTGAAAATAAAACGTCGACTACAAGAGGTTTTTCCTGAGAACGCGATTTATATTTCCCAAGAAGGTTTTTATCCACCAAAAGGAAGCGACTGTTAA
- a CDS encoding radical SAM protein yields MNKWDLPEQSKYMQWELPMVEVFETVEGEGTRAGFPTVFVRVFHCNLRCSWCDTPYSYAPDKAEYTGSIASIIDQIKQYKSRHICFTGGEPLIHREKSMALLQAMVDLPHIEDIHIETNGAIDLTPYEAVRKDDKAWQEKVRFVMDYKLPDSGEQHRMLHDNFTLLDTQDEIKFVIGSDEDFTVASEVVAENHQKGQVLYSPVWETMPPHKLVDKILEAGLSQVKLSMQLHKIIWDPNRRGV; encoded by the coding sequence ATGAATAAATGGGATCTGCCAGAACAATCAAAATACATGCAGTGGGAATTACCGATGGTTGAAGTGTTTGAGACAGTAGAAGGAGAGGGAACGCGAGCGGGATTTCCAACCGTTTTTGTACGCGTCTTCCACTGTAACCTACGCTGTAGCTGGTGTGATACGCCTTACAGCTATGCACCGGATAAAGCAGAATACACAGGATCAATTGCCTCCATCATTGATCAAATTAAACAATATAAGAGCCGTCATATTTGCTTTACAGGTGGAGAACCGCTGATTCATCGTGAAAAATCAATGGCACTTCTTCAAGCCATGGTCGATCTACCGCATATTGAAGATATACACATTGAAACGAACGGGGCGATTGATCTCACTCCGTATGAAGCCGTTCGAAAAGACGATAAAGCATGGCAGGAAAAAGTTCGATTTGTGATGGACTATAAGCTTCCTGATTCTGGTGAGCAGCATCGTATGCTTCACGATAACTTTACACTGCTCGATACGCAGGATGAAATCAAATTTGTTATTGGGTCAGATGAAGATTTCACTGTCGCTAGTGAGGTTGTTGCAGAAAATCATCAAAAAGGCCAGGTCCTTTATAGCCCAGTGTGGGAAACGATGCCGCCACATAAGCTCGTTGATAAAATTCTAGAAGCCGGATTGAGTCAAGTGAAGCTAAGTATGCAGCTTCATAAGATTATTTGGGATCCGAATCGAAGAGGTGTGTAA
- the abc-f gene encoding ribosomal protection-like ABC-F family protein, whose amino-acid sequence MICTAQGISKMLGGNSLFEDLSFEVMENDRVGIVGRNGSGKTTLLKLIAGIESIDHRVIHYKKGIKVGYLAQIASDSELTVKGVLRKAFTNLITMQERMSDLESEMGRGDENDRTLKEYGQLLDVFTRKGGYEIDSSIHHVANGLGIKDLLSTSFDRLSGGEKTKVSLGMLLLQEPELLLLDEPTNHLDVEAVEWLETFIKQYKGTIVIVSHDRYFLDEVVTKIMDVEDGELHVYQGNYSDFVEKKEKLLLAEFAAYQEQQKKMKKMREAIKRLKEWANQANPPNAALHKRARNMERALERMDKKKRPLLERRTMGLEFDLNERSGKDVVRFEYVSIGYQGRSLVKSINLHIRYGERVAIVGKNGSGKTTLLKALLGSIPPHYGKVSISGSVKVGYLSQHVLKESGEKRVIDVYRDTAKVSESDARHELASFLFYGYSVFSKVSSLSGGEKMRLRLAQLMSQKLNLLVLDEPTNHLDIDSREILEDALDKFTGTIICVSHDRYFLNKCFPVTYWIENNHLHHYIYTYSEAKQKHLQTLEQEKESPVKKKKTKTDPVEAEVGLDAEAEVEKLEARLFEIDQKISVTNCRREYQDLSVEKEKLSFKREQLYEMLMGEER is encoded by the coding sequence ATGATATGTACTGCACAAGGAATTAGTAAAATGCTTGGTGGAAATAGCTTATTTGAAGATCTTTCATTTGAAGTGATGGAGAATGACAGAGTTGGAATCGTAGGTAGGAACGGAAGTGGAAAAACGACTCTTTTAAAGCTGATAGCGGGAATTGAATCAATTGATCATAGGGTGATTCATTATAAAAAGGGGATAAAAGTTGGTTACTTAGCGCAAATCGCGAGTGATTCCGAGTTAACAGTCAAGGGTGTTCTTAGAAAAGCTTTCACTAACCTTATTACAATGCAAGAGCGAATGAGCGACCTCGAATCGGAAATGGGGAGAGGAGATGAGAATGATCGTACGTTAAAAGAATATGGACAATTGCTTGATGTTTTTACAAGAAAAGGGGGATATGAAATTGATTCGTCTATCCACCATGTCGCAAATGGACTTGGGATCAAGGACCTTCTTTCAACATCTTTTGATCGACTGAGCGGTGGGGAGAAGACGAAAGTAAGTCTTGGTATGTTATTGCTTCAAGAACCTGAATTGTTGTTACTGGATGAGCCAACCAATCATTTGGACGTGGAAGCAGTAGAATGGCTTGAGACGTTTATAAAGCAATACAAGGGAACGATTGTTATTGTTTCGCATGATCGCTATTTTCTTGATGAAGTTGTAACGAAAATAATGGATGTTGAAGATGGTGAATTACATGTTTATCAGGGGAACTACAGTGATTTTGTAGAGAAGAAAGAAAAATTGTTGCTGGCTGAATTTGCTGCTTATCAAGAGCAACAAAAGAAAATGAAAAAAATGAGAGAAGCCATTAAACGATTAAAAGAATGGGCAAATCAGGCGAATCCACCAAATGCTGCGCTTCATAAGCGTGCGAGGAATATGGAAAGAGCGCTTGAGCGCATGGATAAAAAAAAGCGACCTCTTCTAGAACGAAGAACAATGGGGTTGGAATTCGATTTGAATGAGAGAAGTGGAAAAGATGTCGTTCGTTTTGAATATGTTTCAATTGGTTATCAAGGACGATCATTAGTAAAGAGTATTAACTTGCACATTCGTTACGGGGAACGGGTGGCGATAGTAGGGAAAAATGGAAGTGGGAAAACAACGCTACTGAAAGCGCTACTTGGCTCTATTCCGCCTCATTATGGAAAGGTAAGCATAAGTGGAAGCGTAAAAGTTGGTTATCTGTCTCAACATGTTCTGAAAGAAAGTGGAGAGAAGAGAGTTATAGATGTGTATCGGGATACTGCAAAGGTTTCTGAATCGGATGCAAGGCATGAGTTAGCCAGTTTTCTCTTCTATGGTTACAGCGTTTTTTCGAAAGTATCATCATTAAGCGGTGGTGAGAAAATGCGACTGCGATTGGCCCAGTTAATGAGTCAGAAACTGAACTTGTTAGTACTTGATGAGCCAACAAATCATCTCGATATTGACTCGAGAGAAATATTAGAAGATGCACTCGACAAATTTACAGGAACCATTATTTGTGTCTCTCATGATCGGTATTTTTTAAATAAGTGTTTTCCGGTAACGTACTGGATAGAAAATAATCATCTCCACCACTATATTTATACTTACAGTGAAGCGAAACAGAAGCACCTTCAAACCTTGGAGCAAGAAAAAGAATCTCCGGTTAAAAAGAAGAAGACTAAAACGGATCCGGTGGAAGCGGAGGTAGGACTTGATGCAGAAGCAGAAGTAGAAAAACTCGAGGCACGTCTCTTTGAAATTGATCAGAAAATTAGCGTGACGAATTGCAGAAGAGAATATCAGGATTTATCTGTTGAGAAAGAAAAACTTAGTTTTAAACGAGAACAATTATATGAAATGTTAATGGGGGAAGAGAGATGA
- a CDS encoding TetR/AcrR family transcriptional regulator: MKKDSTQDRIKEVALILFARKGFEGTSLSDIASGVGIKKPSLYAHYKSKEDLFLGVIHKVSVDYNAFFIKTAEELSDRKPEDQLYNLLHKNTNYLRNDELGLIFKRMMLFPPESLRTDIYAMFEKTEDVMRQIIKSILVKMVREEEWEQVFDAYLCLLDGVFEQVFYYSPEEHKKRLENSWSVFIRGIYSGEEK; encoded by the coding sequence ATGAAAAAAGATTCAACTCAAGATCGCATTAAAGAGGTCGCACTCATTTTATTTGCGCGTAAAGGGTTTGAAGGAACTTCCCTATCAGACATCGCTTCAGGTGTGGGAATAAAAAAGCCTTCTCTCTATGCTCATTATAAAAGTAAGGAAGATCTCTTTTTAGGTGTCATCCATAAAGTATCCGTTGATTACAATGCGTTTTTCATAAAGACGGCAGAAGAATTAAGCGATCGGAAGCCAGAAGATCAGCTTTATAATTTGCTTCACAAAAACACAAATTATTTAAGAAATGATGAGTTGGGGCTGATCTTTAAACGAATGATGCTGTTTCCACCAGAATCGTTAAGAACAGACATATACGCTATGTTTGAAAAAACAGAGGATGTGATGAGACAGATTATTAAGTCAATCCTTGTTAAGATGGTCCGCGAAGAGGAGTGGGAACAGGTTTTTGACGCTTATTTATGCCTACTTGATGGGGTGTTTGAACAAGTTTTCTATTATTCACCTGAAGAGCATAAAAAACGTCTGGAAAATTCGTGGTCGGTATTTATTAGAGGGATTTATAGTGGGGAGGAGAAGTAG
- a CDS encoding trypsin-like peptidase domain-containing protein — MSKKLALLLSLTSSLFILVMGGIGFYFLHESYSSTAVKATSSLGKKTDTSEKTAEEPNLKSVIHETQKSVVQIEVNLKDGSSSGSGFLYNSEGDVITNAHVVEGAQKITVKTSDAKQFEAQIIGMGDTTDVAVIRVPGLKENPPLSVTEERMAEVGDNIIALGSPLGLQNTVTTGIISGLDREFILEPYRYEHIYQISAPITKGNSGGPLIDATTGEAIAINSAGTDSGAIGFSIPLPNVIDQIKGWSDEPIKLTVDDESKEEVATPQGLTGEDFKNNATYLIGYFYESLSTQDYVTAYSLLGSRWQSEMVYEDFRKGYIHTLNVEVSNMTGSLNQTNDEVKVTATIKANERTEDKKTTTSLYNVTYQVGYENDQLKILNGNAQKLK; from the coding sequence ATGTCTAAGAAACTAGCTTTACTACTATCCCTGACTAGTTCTCTCTTCATTCTAGTTATGGGAGGCATAGGTTTTTATTTTTTACATGAATCCTACTCTAGTACGGCCGTTAAAGCAACTTCTTCTCTCGGTAAGAAAACAGATACATCAGAAAAGACAGCAGAAGAACCAAATTTAAAATCCGTGATTCATGAAACACAAAAAAGCGTCGTACAAATTGAGGTTAATTTAAAAGACGGGTCATCTTCAGGCTCTGGCTTCCTCTACAATTCGGAGGGTGACGTCATTACGAATGCTCATGTAGTTGAAGGAGCACAAAAGATCACAGTTAAAACGTCCGACGCTAAACAATTCGAAGCCCAAATTATTGGTATGGGAGATACAACTGATGTAGCGGTCATACGCGTACCTGGGCTAAAAGAGAATCCCCCGCTTTCAGTTACTGAGGAACGCATGGCAGAAGTTGGCGATAACATCATCGCTCTTGGAAGTCCTCTCGGGCTACAAAACACTGTAACAACCGGGATTATTAGCGGTTTGGATCGAGAGTTTATTTTAGAACCTTATCGCTATGAACATATTTACCAAATATCCGCACCTATTACAAAAGGAAACAGTGGTGGCCCTCTTATCGATGCTACTACAGGTGAAGCCATTGCAATCAATTCTGCTGGTACAGATTCAGGCGCCATTGGGTTTAGCATTCCGCTTCCTAACGTCATCGACCAAATCAAGGGCTGGTCTGATGAACCGATTAAGCTAACAGTCGATGATGAAAGTAAAGAAGAAGTAGCTACGCCTCAAGGATTAACGGGAGAAGACTTTAAAAATAACGCTACTTACCTCATTGGTTACTTTTATGAAAGTCTTTCCACTCAAGACTATGTAACAGCCTACTCACTGCTTGGCAGCCGCTGGCAAAGCGAGATGGTTTATGAAGATTTTCGGAAGGGTTACATCCATACTCTCAATGTTGAAGTTTCGAATATGACCGGAAGCTTAAATCAAACCAATGACGAAGTAAAAGTAACGGCAACAATTAAAGCAAATGAACGAACTGAGGATAAAAAAACAACAACGTCACTCTATAACGTTACGTATCAAGTCGGTTATGAGAATGACCAGTTAAAAATTCTTAATGGAAATGCTCAGAAATTAAAATAA
- the queC gene encoding 7-cyano-7-deazaguanine synthase QueC, whose product MSKKAVIVLSGGLDSTTCMGMAKEKGYELYPITFHYGQKHNREVEQAKKVANYYNAPDHRIVNISFLNQIGGSALTDDSIDVPTDMDEDEIPVTYVPARNMIFLSLASAYAEVIGAEAIYIGVSAVDYSGYPDCRPEFIESMNETVNLATKAGATGSEMKIETPLINLTKADTVGEGLRLNVPYELTTSCYNGEEEACGECDSCRLRLKGFEEAGAVDPIPYKA is encoded by the coding sequence ATGAGTAAAAAAGCAGTGATCGTTTTAAGCGGTGGCTTAGATAGCACAACATGTATGGGAATGGCGAAGGAAAAAGGATATGAGCTTTACCCGATTACGTTTCACTATGGTCAAAAGCATAACCGCGAAGTTGAGCAGGCGAAAAAAGTAGCGAACTATTACAATGCACCTGATCACCGCATTGTGAACATTAGTTTTCTAAATCAAATTGGTGGTAGTGCCCTCACGGATGATTCAATTGATGTACCGACAGATATGGATGAAGATGAGATCCCCGTAACTTACGTGCCCGCACGTAACATGATCTTTCTTTCCCTTGCATCTGCTTACGCAGAAGTAATTGGTGCAGAAGCGATCTATATCGGGGTATCGGCCGTTGACTACAGTGGTTATCCCGATTGTCGACCTGAGTTCATTGAAAGCATGAATGAAACCGTTAATTTAGCTACAAAAGCAGGCGCAACAGGTAGTGAGATGAAGATTGAGACACCGCTTATTAACTTGACGAAAGCTGATACGGTTGGCGAAGGGCTAAGATTGAACGTTCCTTATGAACTAACAACATCTTGCTACAATGGTGAAGAAGAAGCGTGCGGCGAGTGCGATAGCTGCCGTTTGCGTTTGAAAGGTTTTGAAGAGGCTGGAGCGGTTGATCCGATTCCATATAAAGCTTAA
- a CDS encoding multidrug efflux SMR transporter — protein sequence MAWIYLVIGGLMEVLWAIGLKYSDGFTNPIISLLTILGIVTSFYFFARALKYLPVGTAYAIFTGLGAAGTAVIGMVFLNESISLMKIFFIILLISSIIGLKLNAKEA from the coding sequence ATGGCATGGATTTATCTTGTAATAGGTGGTCTGATGGAAGTTTTGTGGGCAATTGGTTTAAAATATTCCGATGGATTTACGAATCCAATTATTAGTTTGTTAACGATTTTAGGAATTGTAACGAGTTTTTACTTTTTTGCGAGAGCATTAAAGTATTTACCCGTGGGAACTGCCTATGCCATTTTTACTGGACTTGGAGCCGCAGGAACAGCGGTCATTGGCATGGTGTTTTTAAATGAATCAATTAGTTTAATGAAAATCTTTTTTATCATATTGCTCATTTCTTCCATTATTGGCTTAAAGCTAAATGCGAAGGAAGCATAG